From a region of the Roseivirga sp. 4D4 genome:
- a CDS encoding PadR family transcriptional regulator, producing MNKSIGSLEEIILLIVIVLNDSAYAVSISEEYSKQFNKTISIPAIHTVLRRLEEKGLIKSRVGGSTNLRGGRSKRIYSITNVGYQLARDLNKQRETLWSMAPKLSFE from the coding sequence ATGAATAAATCCATTGGTTCACTAGAAGAAATAATACTTCTAATTGTCATTGTGCTCAATGATAGTGCTTATGCGGTGTCCATCTCAGAGGAGTATTCCAAGCAATTCAACAAAACGATATCAATCCCTGCCATTCACACAGTATTAAGGAGGCTTGAAGAGAAAGGACTTATTAAGTCAAGGGTTGGTGGTTCCACTAACCTTCGAGGTGGGCGCAGCAAACGGATTTATTCAATTACCAATGTGGGCTATCAGCTCGCCAGAGATTTGAACAAGCAGAGAGAAACACTTTGGAGCATGGCACCAAAATTATCTTTTGAATAA